Within the Arthrobacter caoxuetaonis genome, the region AGAACGGCTTGAACCGGAAGGCATCCTGGGCCAAAGCATCGGCGTAGTCGTGCACGCCGTGCTCTGCCGTCCCGAAGGCGATGCTGAACAGGTTGCCGGCCCGCTGGACGCTGTGGTTCACGCCTTCAGCGGAGAGTGCCTCAGAGACAGCGTGGGACAGCTGGGCCGAACGGGCATCGATGTTGGCGTAGACCTCGGCCGTGGCTGCGGTCAGCGTGGCGACGCCGGCGGCCATGGCGATCGGGTTTCCGGACAGCGTGCCGGCCTGGTACACCGGTCCGAGGGGTGCAAGGTACTCCATGACCTCGGCGCGGCCGCCCAGGGCAGCCACGGGCATGCCGCCGCCAATGACCTTTCCGAAGGTGTAGAGGTCCGGCGCCCAGCCTTCCTTCTCCCCCGTCAGGCCCCAGTAACCTGCCGGTGACGTGCGGAACCCGGTAAGGACTTCGTCCAGGATCAGCAGCGCACCGTGGGCCGTGGTGATGCGGGACAGCGCGGCGTTGAAGCCCTCGGCCGGGGTGACAACACCCATGTTGGCCGGAGCAGCTTCGGTGATGACCGCGGCAATGTTCGCTCCGTGCTCGGCGAAGGCTGCCTCCACGGCAGCGACGTCGTTGTACGGCAGCACCAGGGTTTCAGCTGCGGTAGCGGCGGTGACGCCGGCCGAGCCGGGCAGGGCCAGGGTGGCGACGCCGGAGCCGGCGGAGGCCAGCAGGCCGTCCAGGTGGCCGTGGTAGCAGCCGGCAAACTTGATGACCAGGTTGCGGCCGGTGAAGCCGCGGGCCAGGCGGACGGCGGTCATGGTCGCTTCGGTGCCGGTGGAGACCATGCGCAGGCGCTCAACCGGCTTGACCCGGTCCATCACCAGGGCAGCCAGTTCGGCCTCTGCCGGCGTGGAGGCGCCGAAGGAAAGTCCGCGGTCGACGGCGGAGTGCACGGCGGCCAGGACGTCCGGGTGCGCGTGGCCCACGAGTGCCGGACCCCAGGAGCAGACCAGGTCAACGTACTCACGGCCCTCGGAGTCCGTGACGTACGGGCCCTTGGCGGAGACCAGGAACCGGGGGGTGCCGCCTACGGAACCGAAAGCGCGGACCGGCGAGTTCACGCCCCCGGGCATCAGGGCACGGGCGCGGTCGAAGAGCTCTTCGGAGGAGACTGTCTGGGTCATTACTTGCTTTCCTTCAGCCAGGCCGCCAATTCGGCAGCCCAGTACGTGAGAATAATGTTGGCACCGGCACGCTTGATGCCGAGGACTGATTCTTCAATGGCGCGGCGGCGGTCAATCCAGCCGTTCGCGGCCGCAGCTTCGATCATCGCGTACTCGCCGGAGATCTGGTAAGCCGCCACCGGAACCGGTGACATGGCGGCGACGTCGGCGAGGATGTCCAGGTAGCTCATGGCCGGCTTCACCATGACCATGTCGGCACCCTCTTCGAGGTCCAGTTCCACTTCCAGGAGTGCTTCGCGGCGGTTGGCGGCGTCCATCTGGTAGGTCCGGCGGTCGCCCGTGAGCTGGGAATCCACGGCTTCGCGGAACGGCCCGTAGAACGCCGACGCGTACTTGGCGGCGTAGGCGATCACGGAGACGTCCTGGAAGCCGGCGTCGTCCAGTGCCTGCCGGATCACGGCAACCTGGCCGTCCATCATGCCGGAGGGGCCCAGCACGTGGGCTCCGGCGCGGGCCTGCTCCACGGCCATCCGGCCGTAGATTTCCAGGGTGGTGTCATTGTCCACCACGCCGTCGGCGTCCAGCACGCCGCAGTGCCCGTGGTCGGTGAACTCGTCCAGGCAGACATCACTCATGATCACCAGATCGTTCCCGACCTCGGCGCGGACATCCGCAATCGCCTTGTTCAGCACGCCGTTCGGGTCGGTTCCGGCGCTGCCGGCGGCGTCCCGTTCTGCCGGAATGCCGAAGAGCATGATGCCGCCGACACCGAGTTCAACGGCTTCGGAAGCGGCCCGCTTAAGCGTTTCGGTGGTGTGCTGCACAACGCCGGGCATCGAAGTGATGGGGTTCGGCTCGGACAGGCCTTCGCGGATAAAGGCCGGAAGCACGAGCTCGGCCGGGTCCAGGCGGTATTCGGCGGTCAGGCGCCGCATCGCCGGTGTGGTCCGCAGCCGGCGGGGACGGTGCTGGGGAAAACTCATGGATGCGTTCTGCCTTCCGTTTCGGTGGATCTTGAATTCTGGTGGGCGGCGAGGGCCGCTTCGACGGCGTCTGCCATGCCGTCCGGCGTCGGGCTGGCTGCCGTTGCGGCCGGCGGGTGGCCCAGCCTGCCGAGCGCCTGCGTTGTCGGGTCCCCGATCGCGGCCAGCAGCGCGGTGCCCGGAACCAGGCAGTCGCGGACAAAGCGGCGGGCCGTGCTGGGAGAAGTAACCACAACGGCGTGGATTGGGTTCCCCTGGCTGCTGCCGGCAGCGAAGGCGCGGTAGTCCGCGGGGGTGAGTACTTCTTCTTCTGCGGGTTCTTCCCGAACCAGCGGCACGGCAGCCGGATAGTCCACTGTCTCGTATGCAGCGACGGCCGTGACCTTCCAGCCGGCGCTGGACAGCGCGTTGCGCAGGAAGGGATCGGCAATGTCCGCCTGCGGCAGGAAAATCCGGCCGCTCCCGGCATCCGGCCACGACGCTGCCAGGCCCCGCGCGGACTGGTCCGCCCCGGGCATGAAGCTAACGTCGATTCCCGCCGCCGCCAGTGCACGCCCGGTCGCGGCACCCACCGCGGCAACCCGGGTTCCGGCAACCAGTGCAGAAAGCGGGGTTCCGGTGGCTGAGGCGAAGTGTTTGAGCGCCTGGACAGTTGTCGCGGAAGTGAAGATGATCCAGTCGAATCCTCCGGCACCGAGGTCCAGCAATCCGGAGGACACCGGTGCGGTGTCCTCCGGGAGCTGGAAGTCGATCAGGGGAAGCAGCTGCACCCGTGCCCCGCGGGCGCGCAGTTCAGCTGCCATGGGCCCTGCACGGCCGGGGGTACGCAGCAGCACTACTTCCGCGCCGGAGAGCGCCCCTCCGGCACCGGAGGAGAGCCTGTCACCGGAGCGTGGCGCGCTGCTGCCTTCACCGTTCATCCGCCCTGCCTCAGCGGCCCATCAGGAGGCAAGCTCCGTGAGTTCCGCTGCGCCGGCGGCGAGCAGTTCTTCGGCCATACGGACGCCCAGGGCCCGTGCGCCGTCTTCGTCGGCCTGGGAGGTCGAGGAATAGCGCCGCAGCACGCGGGTTCCGTCATCGCTGCAGACCACTGCCTCCATGGCCATGCCTTTTTCGGTCATCCGGGCCAGGGCACCGATCGGCGCGGTGCAGCCGGCTTCCAGCCGGTACAGCAGGGCGCGTTCCGCCGTGACGGCCAGCCTGCTGGCGGTGTCGTCATAGGCGGCAAGTGCCCGGCTGAGCGGGCCGTCTGCGGCATCGGTGGTGCGGCATTCCACGGCCAGCGCACCCTGTCCGGGGGCCGGCAGCATCACAGCGGGATCCAGGAACTCCGAAACCATGTCCAGGCGCCCCAACCGGGAGAGGCCTGCGGCGGCCAGCACGACGGCGTCGAGGTCCCCGGGGCCGCCCTCGACCAGTCCGGCCACACGGGCCAGGCGGGTGTCGACGTTGCCCCGGATGTCCACGATCTCCAGGTCCGGACGCGCAGCACGCAGCTGGGCCGCGCGGCGGGGCGAGCCGGTGCCGACCGTGGCCCCGGCCGGAAGCTCCGCCAGGGTCAGCGAATCGCGGGCGCACAGGGCGTCCCGGACGTCGACCCGCGCCGGAACAGCACCGATGGTGAGACCGTTTGCCTCGGCCGTGGGCAGGTCCTTCAGCGAATGCACGGCAACGTCGCAGTCACCGCGAAGCAGCGATTCGCGCAGCGCGGCCACGAACACGCCGGTGCCGCCGATCTGGGACAGGGCTGCCCGGTTTACGTCGCCCTCGGTCTTGACGCGGACAAGCTCCACCTCGAAGCTGCCCAGTTCAGCGAGCGTCTCCGCGACGGTGGTGGTTTGCGTGAGGGCCAGGGCCGAGCCCCGGGTGCCGATCAGCACCGGTGCCTGCGCCACTACTCGACACCCACGGTCGAGTCGGCGCCCGCAATCGTCGGCTTCTCGCCGCGCAGGTTGGCGCAGCAGCCGGGACGGCAGACGTCGTACCACGGGCCGAGGTTGGTCACGGCCGGGCGCACTGCAATGTTGTTCTCCACTGTCCGTTCACAGACCAGGTCCACCAGGCCGGCCACGAACTTTTCGTGGATGCCCGGGGTCGGCGTGCGGTGTGCTGCCAGTCCGAGTTCGGTGCAGGTATCCATGGCTTCGGTGTCCAGGTCCCAGATGACTTCCATGTGGTCGCTGACAAACCCCAGCGGGACAATGACGACGCCGTCCACGCCCTTTGCCGGGAGCTCGGCAATCGCGTCGTTGATGTCCGGCTCGAGCCAGGGGATGTGCGGAGCGCCGGAGCGGGACTGGTAGACCAGCTGCCAGTCCAGGCCCGCTGCTTCGGGAACCCGGTCCATGATGGCACGTGCGTTGGCGAGGTGCTGCGCCACGTAGGCACTTCCCTCTTCGAACTCGCGGTCGCGCGGGCCGGCTGCCTCAGCATCGGCGGTGGGGATGGAGTGGGTCGAGAAGAGGACCTCGATCTTTCCTTCCGGCTTGCCTGCGGCGGTGAGCTGCTCCCGGACCTTGGCGATCGAATCCCGCACGCCTTCCACGAACGGCTCCACCAAACCGGGATGGTCGAAGTACTGCCGGACCTTATCCACCTGCAGCTTTTTGTCCAGGCCGGTGGCCAGGAGGTTCATGCCCAGGTCTTCGCGGTACTGCCGGCAGGAGGAGTAACAGGAGTAGACGCTGGTGGTGACCATCAGCAGGCGGCGGTACCCGGCGTCGGCGGCTTCCTGGAGAACATCCTTGATGTAGGGATCCCAGTTGCGGTTGCCCCAGAGAACCGGCAGCTCGATGCCGCGGCGCCCGAGCTCTGCTTCCAGCGCTGCCTTCAGCGCCCGGTTCTGCTCATTGATGGGGCTGATGCCGCCGTTGGCGCGGTAGTGCGTAGCCACCTCTTCGAGCCGTTCATCGGGGATACCGCGGCCGCGGGTGACGTTGCGCAGGAACGGGATGACGTCTTCCTGGCCCTCGGGTCCGCCGAAGGAGGCCAGGAGGATCGCGTCGTACTTGGCCGGTGCCATCACTCCGTCCCCGTTGACTCCGTCGAACGGGTCGAAGGACGGTTCTGCGGCAGTGGATGTCATTTGAGCACCTCGGGAACTTCGGCAGCGGCAATGCGCCGGCCGGTGTAGAAGGGGATCTCTTCGCGCACGTGGTTGCGTGCTTCGGTGGAACGCAGGTGGCGCATCATGTCCACGAGGTCCACCAGGTTCGGGGCTTCCAGGCCCAGGATCCATTCCCAGTCGTTCAGGGCGAAGGAAGCCACAGTGTTTGCCAGCACCTGCGGGAACTCCCGGCCCAGCTTGCCGTGATCGCGCAGCATGGCACCGCGTTCCTCGGCGGGCAGCAGGTACCACTCGTAGGAACGCACGAACGGGTAGACACAGATCCAGGCTTCGGGGGCGATGCCGCGGGCGAAGGAGGGCCAGTGGTTCTTGGAGAACTCGGCGTCGCGGTGGACGCCCATGGCAGACCAGGCGATTTCGGTGCTGGCGAACAGTTCGGAGCGGCGGATCTGCCGGACCGCTGCCTGCAGGGCCTCGGGACGGCTGCCGTGCAGCCAGATCATGATGTCCGCGTCAGCGCGCATGGCCGAGACGTCGTAGATGCCGCGCAGGGTCACGGACTCGTCAGCAAACCCGGAGACGAGGGCTTCGAAGGCGTCCAGAGCACTTTCGCTGCTCTTACGTGGAAGTTCCGACCGCTTGAAAACGGTCCAGAGAGTAAAGAACTGTTCTTGTGTTTCGGCTGTTTCAGTTTCGGTCTGACCCATGGGCTCACTCATGTCTAACAGTCTGCCGGTTTCGGCAGGCTTAGGCGAAATAGGGAACTTCTACGTGCCGTAGAACTGTTTCGATTATTCCACGGCTTTCACGGCCTCGGCGAGGTGCTTCGCGCGGTACCGGGTATCCGCCGTCACGGCGGCCAGTCCGGTTCCGGCAAGCCAGGCGCCCACTACCTCCAGGCCGTGCACTTCGGCCACCGCAGCACGCACCGCCATCACCCTTTCGGCGTGGCCCACCGAAGCGGACGGAAGCGCACCCACCCAGCGGACGACGTCCCAGCCGATCACATCGGTTTCCTCCAAAGGCACCTGGAGCAGGGCAGAGGCATCTGCGAGCGCTGCCGCGAAAAGGTCCTCATCCGGGCGGAGGGCAGTGGTGTCCGCAGACTGGCCGGGGCCGAGGCCGCGGCCGTAGGACAGGCGCAGGACGTGGGTGCCCGGTCCGGTGGAATCAGCGAGCCACTGCCATTTGGCGGTGGCATGGGTCAATGCCTTGGCCTGGACGTCGACGGCGTCCAGCGCCACGAGCACTCCGGTTCCCCGGGGCTTTGCGTCGAGTTCAGGACGGTCAACTACCAGCGTCACCAGCGCCACGCCGGGTCCAGGCCCCGGACGGAAGTCCGAGAGGCCCGGAACGGAAGGTGCCAGGAGGTCGACGGCGGTCGGCCCGTCCGCGGCAACCACCACGGCGTCGGCCTCAAGCAGGTCCCCGGCAGCTACCCGGAAGCCGTCCGCGGTCCGCTCGATGCCAGTCACGGGTGTGCCGGCCAGGAGCGTGGCACCGCGCTGCCTCAAATCTGCGCAGAGGGCCTGGGTCAGCGTCCCCATGCCTCCTTTCAGGGAGGCGACGGTGGAACCGGCAGGTGCTGCTTTGCGCATGGCCCCCACGGCAGCGGAGAGCGAGCCATGCTCGGCCATCGCCTTGCGCAGGCCCGGAGCCACTGAATCCACGTCCAGGACATCGGGATCAGCGGAATA harbors:
- the hemL gene encoding glutamate-1-semialdehyde 2,1-aminomutase; protein product: MTQTVSSEELFDRARALMPGGVNSPVRAFGSVGGTPRFLVSAKGPYVTDSEGREYVDLVCSWGPALVGHAHPDVLAAVHSAVDRGLSFGASTPAEAELAALVMDRVKPVERLRMVSTGTEATMTAVRLARGFTGRNLVIKFAGCYHGHLDGLLASAGSGVATLALPGSAGVTAATAAETLVLPYNDVAAVEAAFAEHGANIAAVITEAAPANMGVVTPAEGFNAALSRITTAHGALLILDEVLTGFRTSPAGYWGLTGEKEGWAPDLYTFGKVIGGGMPVAALGGRAEVMEYLAPLGPVYQAGTLSGNPIAMAAGVATLTAATAEVYANIDARSAQLSHAVSEALSAEGVNHSVQRAGNLFSIAFGTAEHGVHDYADALAQDAFRFKPFFHSMLDSGVYLPPSVFEAWFLSGAHDDAAMDRILSALPAAAKAAAAAQP
- a CDS encoding ferrochelatase; its protein translation is MTSTAAEPSFDPFDGVNGDGVMAPAKYDAILLASFGGPEGQEDVIPFLRNVTRGRGIPDERLEEVATHYRANGGISPINEQNRALKAALEAELGRRGIELPVLWGNRNWDPYIKDVLQEAADAGYRRLLMVTTSVYSCYSSCRQYREDLGMNLLATGLDKKLQVDKVRQYFDHPGLVEPFVEGVRDSIAKVREQLTAAGKPEGKIEVLFSTHSIPTADAEAAGPRDREFEEGSAYVAQHLANARAIMDRVPEAAGLDWQLVYQSRSGAPHIPWLEPDINDAIAELPAKGVDGVVIVPLGFVSDHMEVIWDLDTEAMDTCTELGLAAHRTPTPGIHEKFVAGLVDLVCERTVENNIAVRPAVTNLGPWYDVCRPGCCANLRGEKPTIAGADSTVGVE
- the hemG gene encoding protoporphyrinogen oxidase, with translation MPAAAKPETPYSRQARRAVVVGGGISGLIAARDLAREGLEVTVLEAAEAFGGCVGTHRVAGLNLDSGAESYASRSGAVPALIGELGLAEDIVQPDPAGAWLQLGGPDLAQAAQRMPQSGLLGIPADPRAEEIAKAIGRVGVARASLDRVLPMAPLLRKEKVSLGEVVRSRMGEPVLKRLVSPVVGGVYSADPDVLDVDSVAPGLRKAMAEHGSLSAAVGAMRKAAPAGSTVASLKGGMGTLTQALCADLRQRGATLLAGTPVTGIERTADGFRVAAGDLLEADAVVVAADGPTAVDLLAPSVPGLSDFRPGPGPGVALVTLVVDRPELDAKPRGTGVLVALDAVDVQAKALTHATAKWQWLADSTGPGTHVLRLSYGRGLGPGQSADTTALRPDEDLFAAALADASALLQVPLEETDVIGWDVVRWVGALPSASVGHAERVMAVRAAVAEVHGLEVVGAWLAGTGLAAVTADTRYRAKHLAEAVKAVE
- a CDS encoding uroporphyrinogen-III synthase, which produces MNGEGSSAPRSGDRLSSGAGGALSGAEVVLLRTPGRAGPMAAELRARGARVQLLPLIDFQLPEDTAPVSSGLLDLGAGGFDWIIFTSATTVQALKHFASATGTPLSALVAGTRVAAVGAATGRALAAAGIDVSFMPGADQSARGLAASWPDAGSGRIFLPQADIADPFLRNALSSAGWKVTAVAAYETVDYPAAVPLVREEPAEEEVLTPADYRAFAAGSSQGNPIHAVVVTSPSTARRFVRDCLVPGTALLAAIGDPTTQALGRLGHPPAATAASPTPDGMADAVEAALAAHQNSRSTETEGRTHP
- the hemC gene encoding hydroxymethylbilane synthase produces the protein MAQAPVLIGTRGSALALTQTTTVAETLAELGSFEVELVRVKTEGDVNRAALSQIGGTGVFVAALRESLLRGDCDVAVHSLKDLPTAEANGLTIGAVPARVDVRDALCARDSLTLAELPAGATVGTGSPRRAAQLRAARPDLEIVDIRGNVDTRLARVAGLVEGGPGDLDAVVLAAAGLSRLGRLDMVSEFLDPAVMLPAPGQGALAVECRTTDAADGPLSRALAAYDDTASRLAVTAERALLYRLEAGCTAPIGALARMTEKGMAMEAVVCSDDGTRVLRRYSSTSQADEDGARALGVRMAEELLAAGAAELTELAS
- the hemQ gene encoding hydrogen peroxide-dependent heme synthase; this encodes MSEPMGQTETETAETQEQFFTLWTVFKRSELPRKSSESALDAFEALVSGFADESVTLRGIYDVSAMRADADIMIWLHGSRPEALQAAVRQIRRSELFASTEIAWSAMGVHRDAEFSKNHWPSFARGIAPEAWICVYPFVRSYEWYLLPAEERGAMLRDHGKLGREFPQVLANTVASFALNDWEWILGLEAPNLVDLVDMMRHLRSTEARNHVREEIPFYTGRRIAAAEVPEVLK
- the hemB gene encoding porphobilinogen synthase, whose product is MSFPQHRPRRLRTTPAMRRLTAEYRLDPAELVLPAFIREGLSEPNPITSMPGVVQHTTETLKRAASEAVELGVGGIMLFGIPAERDAAGSAGTDPNGVLNKAIADVRAEVGNDLVIMSDVCLDEFTDHGHCGVLDADGVVDNDTTLEIYGRMAVEQARAGAHVLGPSGMMDGQVAVIRQALDDAGFQDVSVIAYAAKYASAFYGPFREAVDSQLTGDRRTYQMDAANRREALLEVELDLEEGADMVMVKPAMSYLDILADVAAMSPVPVAAYQISGEYAMIEAAAANGWIDRRRAIEESVLGIKRAGANIILTYWAAELAAWLKESK